One Streptomyces coeruleorubidus DNA segment encodes these proteins:
- a CDS encoding DEAD/DEAH box helicase — protein sequence MIVLLSVRPGTLESTMTEDLSPAERYAAARQRAAEQATALASFREMYDFGLDPFQIEACQALEAGKGVLVAAPTGSGKTIVGEFAVHLALQQGKKCFYTTPIKALSNQKYADLCRRYGTDKVGLLTGDNSVNSDAPVVVMTTEVLRNMLYAGSQTLLGLGYVVMDEVHYLSDRFRGAVWEEVIIHLPESVTLVSLSATVSNAEEFGDWLDTVRGDTEVIVSEHRPVPLFQHVLAGRRMYDLFEEGEGHKKAVNPDLTRMARMEAARPSYQDRRRGRQREADRERERRQRSRVWTPSRPEVIERLDAEGLLPAITFIFSRAACEAAVQQCLYAGLRLNDEEARHRVRALVEERTASIPHEDLHVLGYYEWLEGLERGIAAHHAGMLPTFKEVVEELFVRGLVKAVFATETLALGINMPARSVVLEKLVKWNGEQHADITPGEFTQLTGRAGRRGIDVEGHAVVLWQRGMNPEHLAGLAGTRTYPLRSSFKPSYNMAVNLVEQFGRHRSRELLETSFAQFQADKSVVGISRQVQRNEEGLEGYKASMTCHLGDFEEYARLRRELKDRENELARQGAAQRRAEAAVSLEKLKPGDVIHVPTGKYAGLALVLDPGLPAGRSNGHRGFEHHDGPRPLVLTAERQVKRLAAIDFPVPVEALERMRIPKSFNPRSPQSRRDLASALRTKAGHIPAERHRKRRSQAADDREIARLRTALRAHPCHGCNDREDHARWAERYHRLLRDTSQLERRIEGRTNTIARTFDRIVALLTEMDYLRGDEVTEHGKRLARLYGELDLLASECLREGVWEGLGPAELAGCVSALVYEARVGDDALAPKLPSGKAKAALGEMVRIWGRLDALEEEFRISQTEGVGQREPDLGFAWAAYMWASGKGLDEVLREAEMPAGDFVRWCKQVIDVLGQIAAAAPQGSSVVKNARKAVDLLLRGVVAYSSVG from the coding sequence ATGATCGTCCTGTTGTCAGTGCGGCCCGGTACGCTCGAAAGCACGATGACAGAGGATCTCTCACCGGCCGAGCGGTACGCGGCAGCCCGTCAGCGCGCTGCCGAGCAGGCCACCGCGCTCGCCTCCTTCCGCGAGATGTACGACTTCGGCCTCGACCCCTTCCAGATCGAGGCCTGCCAGGCGCTCGAGGCGGGGAAGGGCGTGCTGGTCGCCGCGCCCACCGGCTCCGGCAAGACGATCGTCGGCGAGTTCGCCGTCCACCTCGCCCTCCAGCAGGGCAAGAAGTGCTTCTACACGACGCCCATCAAGGCGCTGTCGAACCAGAAGTACGCCGACCTGTGCCGCCGCTACGGCACGGACAAGGTGGGCCTGCTCACCGGCGACAACAGCGTCAACTCCGACGCCCCGGTGGTCGTGATGACCACCGAGGTGCTGCGGAACATGCTGTATGCCGGTTCCCAGACACTCCTGGGCCTCGGCTACGTGGTCATGGACGAGGTGCACTACCTCTCCGACCGCTTCCGGGGCGCCGTCTGGGAGGAGGTGATCATCCACCTTCCCGAGTCGGTCACGCTCGTCTCGCTCTCGGCGACCGTGTCGAACGCCGAGGAGTTCGGCGACTGGCTCGACACGGTCCGCGGCGACACCGAGGTGATCGTCTCCGAGCACCGGCCCGTGCCGCTGTTCCAGCACGTGCTGGCCGGGCGGCGGATGTACGACCTCTTCGAGGAGGGCGAGGGCCACAAGAAGGCCGTCAACCCCGACCTCACGCGCATGGCGCGCATGGAGGCGGCCCGGCCGTCGTACCAGGACCGCCGGCGCGGCCGGCAGCGCGAGGCCGACCGCGAGCGTGAGCGCAGACAGCGCTCCCGGGTGTGGACGCCGAGCCGGCCCGAGGTCATCGAGCGGCTCGACGCCGAGGGGCTGCTGCCCGCCATCACCTTCATCTTCAGCCGCGCCGCCTGCGAGGCCGCCGTCCAGCAGTGTCTGTACGCGGGCCTCAGGCTCAACGACGAGGAGGCGCGCCACCGGGTACGCGCGCTCGTCGAGGAGCGCACGGCGTCCATCCCGCACGAGGACCTGCACGTCCTCGGCTACTACGAGTGGCTGGAGGGCCTGGAGCGCGGCATCGCCGCCCACCACGCGGGCATGCTGCCCACCTTCAAGGAGGTCGTCGAGGAGCTGTTCGTGCGCGGCCTGGTCAAGGCCGTGTTCGCCACCGAGACCCTCGCCCTCGGCATCAACATGCCCGCCCGTTCGGTGGTGCTGGAGAAGCTCGTCAAGTGGAACGGCGAGCAGCACGCGGACATCACCCCGGGCGAGTTCACGCAGCTCACCGGCCGGGCCGGACGACGCGGCATCGACGTCGAGGGCCACGCCGTCGTGCTCTGGCAGCGCGGCATGAACCCCGAGCACTTGGCGGGCCTGGCCGGCACGCGCACGTATCCGCTGCGGTCCAGCTTCAAGCCGTCGTACAACATGGCGGTCAACCTGGTCGAGCAGTTCGGTCGGCACCGCTCGCGCGAGCTGCTGGAGACGTCGTTCGCGCAGTTCCAGGCGGACAAGTCGGTCGTCGGCATCTCCCGGCAGGTGCAGCGCAACGAGGAGGGTCTTGAGGGCTACAAGGCCTCCATGACCTGCCACCTCGGCGACTTCGAGGAGTACGCGCGGCTGCGCCGCGAACTGAAGGACCGTGAGAACGAGCTGGCCCGGCAGGGTGCGGCACAGCGGCGCGCGGAGGCCGCCGTCTCGCTGGAGAAGCTGAAGCCCGGCGACGTCATCCATGTGCCCACCGGCAAGTACGCGGGCCTGGCGCTGGTGCTGGACCCGGGCCTGCCCGCGGGCCGTTCGAACGGCCACCGCGGTTTCGAGCACCACGACGGGCCGCGCCCGCTGGTGCTGACCGCCGAGCGGCAGGTGAAGCGGCTGGCGGCCATCGACTTCCCGGTGCCGGTCGAGGCGCTGGAGCGGATGCGGATCCCGAAGTCCTTCAACCCCCGTTCACCGCAGTCCCGTCGGGACCTCGCGTCCGCGCTGCGCACCAAGGCCGGGCACATCCCGGCCGAGCGGCACCGCAAGCGGCGCTCCCAGGCGGCCGACGACCGCGAGATCGCCCGGCTGCGGACGGCGCTGCGCGCGCACCCCTGCCACGGGTGCAACGACCGTGAGGACCACGCCCGTTGGGCCGAGCGCTACCACCGGCTGCTGCGGGACACCTCGCAGCTGGAGCGGCGCATCGAGGGCCGTACCAACACGATCGCGCGGACGTTCGACCGGATCGTGGCGCTGCTGACCGAGATGGACTACCTGCGCGGCGACGAGGTCACCGAGCACGGCAAGCGGCTCGCGCGGCTGTACGGCGAGCTGGACCTGCTCGCCAGCGAGTGTCTGCGCGAGGGCGTCTGGGAGGGGCTCGGCCCGGCCGAACTGGCCGGGTGCGTCTCGGCGTTGGTGTATGAGGCGCGCGTCGGGGACGATGCGCTGGCGCCGAAGCTGCCGTCGGGGAAGGCCAAGGCCGCGCTGGGCGAGATGGTGCGGATCTGGGGGCGGCTGGACGCCCTTGAGGAGGAGTTCCGGATCTCCCAGACCGAGGGTGTCGGGCAGCGTGAGCCGGACCTGGGGTTTGCCTGGGCCGCGTACATGTGGGCCTCCGGGAAGGGGCTCGACGAGGTGCTGCGCGAGGCGGAGATGCCGGCGGGGGACTTCGTGCGGTGGTGCAAGCAGGTCATCGATGTGCTGGGGCAGATCGCGGCGGCGGCGCCACAAGGGTCTTCGGTGGTGAAGAACGCCCGTAAGGCCGTTGATCTGTTGCTGCGGGGAGTTGTCGCCTACTCGTCGGTGGGGTGA
- a CDS encoding diacylglycerol kinase, with the protein MTSEITLFVNPTAGRGRGARAAQPAASALRAAGFSVRTVLGEDAPDALIRARAAVAGGTGALIAVGGDGMAQLALRAVAGTSTPLGLVAVGTGNDFARALGLPVREPAAAGRMIADALKCGRLRDIDLGLVGDRWFGTVLASGFDSRVNDRGNRMRWPAGRFKYDLAMLAELAAFRPVPYRIRLDDGEVREVEATLVAVGNGSSYGGGMRICPGADLTDGLFDITVVGDCDRTTLLRVFPRVYRGTHVEHPKVTVLRAARVEVAAEGVTGYADGESLGPLPLSARCVRGGVRVVGP; encoded by the coding sequence GTGACCAGCGAGATCACCCTCTTCGTCAACCCCACCGCGGGTCGCGGCCGGGGCGCCCGCGCGGCGCAGCCGGCCGCTTCCGCTTTGCGGGCGGCCGGTTTCTCGGTGCGTACGGTGCTCGGGGAGGACGCCCCGGACGCCCTCATCCGCGCGCGTGCCGCCGTCGCGGGCGGCACCGGAGCGCTGATAGCCGTCGGCGGTGACGGCATGGCCCAGCTGGCGCTGCGGGCGGTCGCGGGCACGAGCACCCCCCTCGGCCTGGTCGCCGTCGGCACCGGCAACGACTTCGCCCGCGCCCTCGGTCTGCCCGTACGCGAGCCGGCCGCCGCGGGCCGGATGATCGCCGACGCCCTCAAGTGCGGGCGGCTCCGCGACATCGACCTCGGTCTGGTGGGGGACCGCTGGTTCGGCACGGTCCTCGCCTCCGGCTTCGACTCCCGGGTCAACGACCGGGGCAACCGCATGCGGTGGCCCGCCGGCCGCTTCAAGTACGACCTCGCGATGCTCGCCGAACTCGCCGCGTTCCGGCCCGTCCCGTACCGGATCCGGCTCGACGACGGCGAGGTCCGTGAGGTCGAGGCGACCCTGGTCGCCGTCGGCAATGGATCGTCGTACGGCGGCGGCATGCGGATCTGCCCCGGAGCCGACCTGACCGACGGGCTGTTCGACATCACCGTGGTCGGGGACTGCGACCGTACGACGCTGCTGCGGGTGTTTCCGCGGGTGTACCGGGGGACCCATGTCGAGCATCCGAAGGTGACCGTGCTGCGGGCGGCGCGGGTCGAGGTCGCCGCCGAGGGCGTCACCGGGTACGCGGACGGGGAATCGCTCGGCCCGTTGCCGCTGAGCGCGCGCTGCGTGCGCGGGGGCGTGCGGGTCGTCGGCCCCTGA
- a CDS encoding roadblock/LC7 domain-containing protein gives MIQQRGNFDWMLKQLADGVPGIEMIVVLSADGLRIARHGGEPDAADRVAAACAGLQSLAGSVCQELTVGDGEMKLVMIEIDRGYFYLMSAGANAFLAVLSDVRCEPGRMSAMMRDLVVRIGGHLTSPPRRNGQIV, from the coding sequence GTGATCCAGCAGCGAGGCAACTTCGACTGGATGCTCAAGCAGCTCGCCGACGGCGTGCCGGGCATCGAGATGATCGTGGTGCTCTCGGCCGACGGTCTGCGCATCGCCCGCCACGGCGGCGAGCCCGACGCGGCCGACCGGGTCGCCGCGGCCTGCGCCGGTCTGCAGTCCCTCGCGGGCAGCGTCTGCCAGGAACTCACCGTCGGCGACGGCGAGATGAAGCTCGTCATGATCGAGATCGACCGCGGCTACTTCTACCTGATGAGCGCCGGAGCCAACGCCTTCCTCGCGGTGCTCTCCGACGTGCGGTGCGAACCCGGCCGGATGAGCGCGATGATGCGCGATCTGGTCGTCCGGATCGGCGGCCATCTCACCAGTCCGCCCCGGCGGAACGGGCAGATCGTATGA
- a CDS encoding sensor histidine kinase has translation MVSVQSPPGRAELPYARVLLLPAIAMAAATGAAVALVTAPARLAVGWCGGIATVLVIATAVEAVRRGRALRKQRAEHARHSAHLEQRIAAHENELVHFSREIIPAALQLLSSGESPREVIRKLGVANPEYRDLPAPQAETLLTVLKIVDREVTMRDAAARSFVSVARRVQAIIHQQAEELREMEEDHGRNPEVFDDLLRIDHGNALIGRLADSVSVLGGGRPGRQWPEPVSLYSTLRGAMSRILEYRRIQLSSIAKVSVKGIYVEPVIHAAAELLDNATRYSPPQTKVHVTATEVQTGVCIEIEDGGVNLNEEARARIEGMLEAAKAGVDLQDIGEHPRLGLAVVGRLCTAYNMQVSLRASAYGGVRAILIVPSEMITHEPGVGLAHGIGATGIPMTVGIPEGPKRTPKKRRPTSPKIPTTVSLEDDDVPEVTEWTPNGLPQRRSRVKTPLAERLAQQAANEKADREAAERGEYNPWATLEAEPKPLRDMNAPDAPGKGLEAFWEGLKQGIEPGTHPTDFIRNPTKYLHLLNDPAPTEADDEGDLK, from the coding sequence ATGGTGAGTGTTCAATCCCCTCCCGGTCGCGCTGAACTGCCCTACGCGCGCGTGCTGCTGCTGCCGGCCATAGCGATGGCCGCGGCGACCGGAGCCGCTGTCGCCCTGGTGACGGCGCCGGCCCGGCTCGCCGTCGGCTGGTGCGGTGGCATCGCCACCGTGCTGGTGATCGCGACGGCGGTCGAGGCGGTGCGCCGCGGCCGTGCCCTGCGCAAGCAGCGGGCCGAGCACGCCAGGCACAGCGCGCATCTGGAACAGCGGATCGCCGCCCACGAGAACGAGTTGGTCCACTTCTCGAGGGAGATCATCCCCGCGGCGCTCCAACTGCTGAGCTCCGGAGAATCCCCCAGGGAAGTGATTCGCAAGCTCGGTGTGGCCAACCCCGAGTACCGCGACCTCCCCGCCCCGCAGGCCGAGACGCTGCTGACGGTGCTCAAGATCGTCGACCGCGAAGTGACCATGCGCGACGCCGCCGCGCGCTCCTTCGTCAGTGTCGCCCGCCGTGTCCAGGCGATCATCCACCAGCAGGCCGAGGAGCTCCGGGAGATGGAGGAGGACCACGGCCGCAACCCCGAGGTCTTCGACGACCTGCTGCGCATCGACCACGGCAACGCCCTGATCGGCCGCCTCGCCGACTCCGTCTCCGTCCTCGGCGGCGGCCGCCCCGGCAGGCAGTGGCCCGAGCCGGTGTCCCTGTACAGCACGCTGCGCGGTGCCATGTCCCGCATCCTGGAGTACCGGCGCATCCAGCTGTCCTCCATCGCCAAGGTCAGCGTCAAGGGCATCTACGTCGAGCCGGTCATCCACGCCGCCGCCGAGCTCCTCGACAACGCCACGCGCTACTCGCCGCCGCAGACGAAGGTGCACGTCACCGCCACCGAGGTGCAGACCGGCGTCTGCATCGAGATCGAGGACGGCGGTGTCAACCTCAACGAGGAGGCACGCGCCCGGATCGAGGGCATGCTGGAGGCCGCCAAGGCGGGCGTCGACCTGCAGGACATCGGCGAGCACCCGCGCCTCGGCCTCGCCGTCGTGGGCCGTCTGTGCACGGCGTACAACATGCAGGTCTCGCTGCGTGCCTCCGCGTACGGCGGCGTCCGCGCCATCCTCATCGTCCCGAGCGAGATGATCACCCACGAGCCCGGTGTCGGACTCGCCCACGGCATCGGCGCCACCGGCATCCCCATGACGGTCGGCATCCCCGAGGGGCCGAAGCGCACGCCCAAGAAGCGCCGCCCCACCAGCCCGAAAATCCCCACAACGGTCTCCCTGGAGGACGACGACGTCCCCGAGGTCACCGAGTGGACGCCGAACGGCCTGCCGCAGCGCCGCAGCAGGGTGAAGACGCCGCTCGCCGAGCGACTCGCCCAGCAGGCCGCCAACGAGAAGGCCGACCGGGAGGCCGCCGAACGGGGCGAGTACAACCCCTGGGCGACGCTGGAGGCCGAGCCCAAGCCTCTGCGCGACATGAACGCCCCCGACGCCCCCGGCAAGGGCCTCGAGGCCTTCTGGGAGGGACTCAAGCAGGGCATCGAGCCCGGCACCCACCCGACCGACTTCATCCGGAACCCGACCAAGTACCTGCACCTGCTCAACGACCCGGCCCCCACCGAGGCCGACGACGAGGGGGACCTCAAGTGA
- a CDS encoding DUF742 domain-containing protein: protein MTPPQRQRRDPAVPEPSTPQEGEGKVRNPERMYVVAGPDGERAELDLVTLIVARATDPPPSASPEQAAVLRLCAAPLSVAELSAYLHLPFSAMGVLLTELLTAELVQARAPIVRRQRTDRSLLEAVMNGLQRL from the coding sequence ATGACGCCTCCGCAACGCCAGAGGCGCGACCCCGCCGTCCCGGAACCGTCCACGCCCCAGGAGGGCGAGGGCAAGGTCAGGAATCCCGAGCGGATGTACGTGGTGGCCGGCCCGGACGGTGAACGGGCCGAGCTCGACCTGGTGACGTTAATCGTGGCGCGTGCCACGGACCCGCCGCCCTCCGCCTCTCCCGAGCAGGCGGCGGTGCTCCGGCTCTGCGCCGCCCCCCTGTCCGTGGCCGAGCTGTCGGCCTACCTCCACCTGCCGTTCAGCGCGATGGGCGTGCTGCTCACCGAGCTGCTGACGGCGGAACTGGTGCAGGCGCGCGCCCCGATCGTCCGCCGGCAACGCACCGACCGTTCCCTCCTCGAAGCGGTGATGAATGGACTTCAAAGGCTCTGA
- a CDS encoding cytochrome P450, which yields MTPESHAPTGTDAPRTDPPPGCPAHGLGPGGLHRLHESEDLPALYEQLRKEHGPVAPVLLHDDVPLWIVLGHAENLHMVRSPSQFCRDSRIWTPLRDGLVKPDHPLMPHIAWQPIASHAEGDEHKRLRGAVQGAISTIDFRSLRRYINRSTQAIVNRFCEHGEADLVGQFAEHLPMAVMCEILGMPDDYNDRLVEAARDALKGTETAIASHSYVMDALSRLTTRRRAQPEEDLASYLITHPARLTDDEVREHLRLVLFAAYEATTNLLSNVLLTVLIDPRFRARLNGGQMTVPEAVEQSLWNEPPFSTVFAYFAKQETELGGQRIRRGDGLLFAPLPANVDPRVRPDLKASMQGNRSHLAFGGGPHECPGQDIGRSIADVGVDALLMRLPDVELDCDEDELRWTASIASRHLVALPVQFAPKPPQDVTQTPNHKPVPPQRSDWQIGIAQPQPQPQPQSQTAPVAAQPQPEPAPAQPQPVPETPQPAAEEPARRKGVWQRFVSWWRGY from the coding sequence GTGACGCCTGAATCCCACGCCCCGACCGGTACGGACGCCCCCCGGACCGACCCGCCCCCCGGCTGCCCCGCGCACGGCCTCGGGCCCGGGGGACTGCACCGGCTGCACGAGTCGGAGGACCTGCCGGCGCTGTACGAGCAGCTGCGGAAGGAGCACGGCCCCGTGGCACCCGTGCTGCTCCACGACGACGTACCGCTGTGGATCGTGCTCGGCCATGCCGAGAACCTGCACATGGTGCGCTCGCCCTCGCAGTTCTGCCGGGACAGCCGTATCTGGACCCCGCTCAGGGACGGCCTGGTCAAGCCCGATCACCCGCTGATGCCGCACATCGCCTGGCAGCCCATCGCCTCGCACGCCGAGGGCGACGAGCACAAGCGGCTGCGCGGCGCGGTTCAGGGCGCCATCTCGACCATCGACTTCCGCAGCCTGCGCCGCTACATCAACCGCAGCACGCAGGCCATCGTCAACCGGTTCTGCGAGCACGGCGAGGCCGACCTCGTCGGACAGTTCGCCGAGCACCTGCCGATGGCGGTGATGTGCGAGATCCTCGGCATGCCCGACGACTACAACGACCGTCTCGTCGAGGCCGCCCGCGACGCGCTCAAGGGCACCGAGACGGCGATCGCCAGCCACTCCTACGTCATGGACGCCCTGAGCCGGCTCACCACCAGGCGCCGCGCCCAGCCGGAGGAGGACCTCGCCAGCTACCTGATCACCCACCCGGCCCGGCTGACCGACGACGAGGTCAGGGAACACCTGCGCCTGGTGCTCTTCGCCGCCTACGAGGCCACCACCAACCTGCTGTCCAACGTGCTGCTCACGGTGCTGATCGACCCGCGCTTCCGGGCCCGGCTCAACGGCGGCCAGATGACGGTGCCGGAGGCAGTGGAGCAGTCGCTGTGGAACGAGCCGCCCTTCAGCACGGTCTTCGCCTACTTCGCCAAGCAGGAGACCGAGCTGGGCGGGCAGCGCATCCGCCGGGGTGACGGACTGCTCTTCGCCCCGCTGCCGGCCAACGTCGACCCGCGGGTGCGGCCGGACCTGAAGGCCAGCATGCAGGGCAACCGGTCCCACCTCGCCTTCGGCGGCGGCCCGCACGAGTGCCCCGGTCAGGACATCGGGCGCTCCATCGCCGACGTCGGCGTCGACGCGCTGCTGATGCGGCTGCCGGACGTCGAACTCGACTGCGACGAGGACGAGTTGCGCTGGACTGCGTCCATCGCCTCCCGGCACCTCGTGGCACTGCCGGTGCAGTTCGCGCCCAAGCCGCCGCAGGACGTGACGCAGACGCCGAACCACAAGCCGGTCCCCCCACAGCGCTCGGACTGGCAGATCGGCATCGCGCAGCCGCAGCCGCAGCCGCAACCGCAGTCCCAGACCGCACCGGTCGCCGCACAGCCGCAGCCTGAGCCGGCT
- a CDS encoding helix-turn-helix transcriptional regulator has product MAGKPVRPVNAIDQTRRMLSLVTYLRERPGARVEDVARAFGITEDELVSDLDVLPMCGTSFRGGDLLDIDTDGERIWWHNPAALAAEAAEPLRLAADEATALLVAARAVATLPGLRESDRQALLRATAKVEAAAGEAAGASARLSVTFESEGGVFADVDRAIAERRRLWIRYYSPARDEVTEREIDPIRLVSVGHTYVEAWCRRSEARRTFRLDRVAEIKILDEPSAPPEIELRDLSQALVQPAAEDPEVVVEVGPGGRWVAEYYPHDSADELADGGLRITLRTPDPASLRRLGLRLGRDGRIVSPPELADSARQAAREALAAYDGIEAVEAADVVQAAEVRGPQAVADAPDGRRE; this is encoded by the coding sequence GTGGCAGGCAAACCGGTCAGGCCCGTGAACGCCATCGACCAGACCAGACGCATGCTCTCCCTGGTGACGTATCTGAGGGAGCGTCCCGGGGCCCGGGTCGAGGACGTCGCGCGCGCCTTCGGCATCACCGAGGACGAACTGGTCTCCGACCTCGACGTGCTGCCCATGTGCGGCACCAGCTTCCGCGGCGGCGACCTGCTCGACATCGACACCGACGGCGAGCGCATCTGGTGGCACAACCCGGCCGCCCTGGCGGCGGAGGCGGCCGAGCCGCTCAGGCTCGCCGCCGACGAGGCCACCGCCCTGCTCGTCGCCGCCCGCGCCGTGGCCACGCTGCCCGGACTGCGCGAGAGCGACCGGCAGGCGCTGCTGCGGGCGACGGCCAAGGTGGAGGCCGCGGCCGGCGAGGCGGCGGGCGCCAGCGCGCGGCTGTCGGTGACCTTCGAGTCCGAGGGCGGGGTCTTCGCGGACGTCGACCGGGCGATCGCCGAGCGCCGCCGGCTGTGGATCCGCTACTACTCGCCCGCACGCGACGAGGTCACCGAGCGGGAGATCGACCCGATCCGCCTGGTCAGCGTCGGGCACACGTATGTCGAGGCCTGGTGCCGCCGCTCGGAGGCGCGCCGCACCTTCCGGCTCGACCGGGTCGCCGAGATCAAGATCCTCGACGAGCCGTCGGCGCCGCCGGAGATCGAGCTGCGGGACCTGTCTCAGGCGCTGGTGCAGCCCGCGGCCGAGGACCCGGAGGTCGTGGTCGAGGTCGGGCCCGGCGGCCGCTGGGTCGCCGAGTACTACCCGCACGACAGCGCGGACGAGCTCGCGGACGGCGGGCTGCGCATCACTCTGCGGACCCCCGACCCGGCGTCGCTGCGGCGCCTGGGGCTGCGGCTCGGGCGCGACGGCCGCATCGTGTCGCCGCCCGAGCTGGCGGACAGCGCCCGGCAGGCGGCCCGCGAGGCGCTGGCGGCGTACGACGGGATCGAGGCGGTGGAAGCGGCCGACGTGGTGCAGGCGGCCGAGGTGCGCGGGCCGCAGGCGGTGGCGGACGCGCCGGACGGCAGGCGCGAGTGA
- the tatA gene encoding Sec-independent protein translocase subunit TatA has translation MFGRLGAPEIILILVVIILLFGAKKLPDMARSLGKSARILKSEAKAMKDENKSSTTPAGPPDNDEQPSQRTIQAAPGDVTSSRPVNEPTDTTKR, from the coding sequence ATGTTCGGAAGGCTCGGAGCCCCCGAGATCATTCTCATCCTCGTCGTCATCATCCTGCTGTTCGGCGCGAAGAAGCTTCCGGACATGGCTCGGTCGCTCGGCAAGTCGGCCCGTATCCTCAAGAGCGAGGCCAAGGCGATGAAGGACGAGAACAAGTCGTCCACGACCCCGGCCGGCCCGCCCGACAACGACGAGCAGCCCTCGCAGCGCACCATCCAGGCCGCCCCCGGTGACGTGACCAGCTCGCGCCCGGTCAACGAGCCGACGGACACGACCAAGCGCTGA
- the tatC gene encoding twin-arginine translocase subunit TatC, producing MLKSARKQEKDPEGRMPLAEHLRELRNRLAKAILAIVVVTVFAAFFYNDIINLITKPILDSVGCDKTFAELAQAQPGSKPCAQITINGLLTPFTLALKVSLMAGVVLASPIWLYQLWAFIAPGLHRHEKKYAYAFVGTGAPLFIIGAYFAYTVLPTTAKVLLEFTPGGTSNLLPLDDLLDLVMRMVLVFGLSFELPLLLVMLNATGAITGKRMLGWWRGMIMGITVFAAIATPSTDPLTMLALAGPIWILYFAAVLFSLLNDRRRSRRDALGPADDEASELDLTPDDIGEIEPVTSSRAALPEQASAERTDRVNGYDDVT from the coding sequence TTGCTGAAGTCTGCCCGCAAGCAGGAGAAGGATCCGGAGGGGCGGATGCCCCTCGCGGAGCACCTTCGCGAGCTCCGCAACCGGCTCGCCAAGGCGATCCTGGCGATCGTCGTCGTCACGGTCTTCGCCGCCTTCTTCTACAACGACATCATCAACTTGATCACCAAGCCGATCCTCGACTCGGTCGGCTGTGACAAGACCTTCGCGGAACTGGCCCAGGCGCAGCCGGGCTCGAAGCCGTGTGCGCAGATCACCATCAACGGCCTGCTCACCCCGTTCACGCTCGCGCTGAAGGTGTCCCTGATGGCCGGTGTCGTGCTGGCCTCGCCGATCTGGCTCTACCAGCTGTGGGCCTTCATCGCGCCGGGCCTGCACCGGCACGAGAAGAAGTACGCCTACGCCTTCGTCGGCACGGGCGCCCCGCTGTTCATCATCGGCGCCTACTTCGCCTACACGGTGCTTCCCACCACGGCGAAGGTGCTCCTCGAGTTCACCCCGGGCGGCACGTCCAACCTCCTTCCGCTGGACGACCTGCTCGACCTGGTCATGCGGATGGTGCTCGTCTTCGGCCTCTCCTTCGAGCTGCCGCTGCTGCTGGTCATGCTCAACGCCACCGGCGCGATCACCGGCAAGCGCATGCTCGGCTGGTGGCGCGGCATGATCATGGGCATCACGGTGTTCGCGGCCATCGCCACGCCGAGCACCGACCCGCTCACGATGCTGGCGCTCGCCGGGCCGATCTGGATCCTGTACTTCGCCGCGGTCCTCTTCTCCCTGCTCAACGACCGGCGTCGCAGCCGCCGCGATGCCTTGGGCCCCGCCGACGACGAGGCCTCCGAGCTGGACCTCACCCCCGACGACATCGGCGAGATCGAGCCCGTGACGAGCAGCCGCGCCGCGCTGCCCGAGCAGGCGAGCGCGGAGCGCACGGACCGGGTCAACGGTTATGACGACGTGACCTGA
- a CDS encoding GTP-binding protein, which produces MDFKGSDTIPGPRAEDQLPHTAQAAAKIVIVGGFGVGKTTMVGSVSEITPLTTEETMTQAGIGVDDNFGSASKTATTVAMDFGRISITEQLVLYLFGTPGQQRFWFLWNGLFEGALGAVVLIDTRRLEVSFDVMGRLEERGVPFVVAVNSFPDAPRYAIEELRTALDLTPDIPIIECDARRRASSRDVLMTLMRFLHSLAMTGSRT; this is translated from the coding sequence ATGGACTTCAAAGGCTCTGACACCATCCCGGGCCCCCGGGCCGAGGACCAGTTGCCCCACACGGCACAGGCCGCGGCCAAGATCGTGATCGTGGGTGGCTTCGGCGTCGGCAAGACGACCATGGTCGGCTCGGTCAGCGAGATCACACCGCTGACCACCGAGGAGACCATGACGCAGGCCGGCATCGGTGTCGACGACAACTTCGGTTCCGCGTCCAAGACGGCCACCACCGTCGCGATGGACTTCGGGCGGATCAGCATCACCGAGCAACTCGTGCTGTACCTCTTCGGCACACCCGGCCAGCAGCGCTTCTGGTTCCTGTGGAACGGCCTGTTCGAGGGCGCGCTCGGCGCGGTGGTGCTGATCGACACCCGTCGGCTGGAGGTCAGCTTCGATGTGATGGGGCGCCTGGAGGAGCGCGGTGTGCCGTTCGTGGTCGCCGTCAACTCCTTCCCCGATGCCCCCCGTTACGCCATCGAGGAGCTGCGCACGGCCCTCGATCTCACGCCGGACATCCCGATCATCGAGTGCGACGCGCGGCGGCGGGCCTCCAGCCGTGACGTCCTGATGACCCTCATGCGCTTCCTGCACTCGCTCGCCATGACGGGCTCGCGCACCTGA